In Corynebacterium guangdongense, one DNA window encodes the following:
- a CDS encoding hemolysin family protein encodes MEILTSILALLLFILLTASTGLFVAIEFALTGMERSTVDAHVRDRGDKTARAVEHAHANLSFVLSGAQLGITVTTLATGFLAEPVLAGYFVPLLDAVGLGAEAATTVALVLALIVATTLSMVFGELVPKNLAITLPLRTARLVVHPVSWFNRFFSLFIKAMNRSANWFVRRLGIEPADELASARSAQELGSLVRTSAESGSFEPATARMIDRSLRFGQTTAAEFMAPRATVEYLRAEDSIVDLITIALETGHSRFPVVRGDLDETIGVVHVKDAFSVPMEQRPRVLLGSIAKPVPVVPESLDGDAVLEQVRSAGSQFVLVADEYGGTAGLVTIEDVVEEILGEVYDEHDEPDNERDFQRFGANWEVSGLARLDEVDRRTGYEAPDGPYESLGGLVMTTLRRIPEVGDVVVLPVADNQLLAEFGAAHSGRWIARVTVMDGRRIEKVILAPVSDREAAEIAAPTREDK; translated from the coding sequence ATGGAAATCCTGACCTCGATCCTGGCTCTGCTCCTGTTCATCCTGTTGACCGCCTCCACCGGCCTGTTCGTGGCCATCGAGTTCGCGTTGACGGGCATGGAGCGCTCGACGGTCGACGCACATGTCAGGGACAGGGGCGACAAGACCGCCAGGGCGGTCGAGCACGCTCACGCGAACCTCTCCTTCGTGCTCTCCGGCGCCCAGCTGGGCATCACGGTCACGACCCTGGCGACCGGTTTCCTCGCGGAACCGGTGCTAGCCGGATACTTCGTGCCCCTGCTCGACGCGGTGGGACTCGGTGCGGAGGCGGCGACGACTGTCGCGCTGGTGCTGGCCCTGATCGTGGCGACGACGCTGTCCATGGTCTTCGGTGAACTGGTGCCGAAGAATCTGGCGATCACGCTGCCGCTGCGGACCGCCCGCCTGGTGGTCCATCCGGTGTCCTGGTTCAACAGGTTCTTCTCCCTGTTCATCAAGGCGATGAACCGCTCCGCCAACTGGTTCGTCCGCCGTCTCGGCATTGAGCCGGCCGATGAGCTGGCCTCGGCGCGCTCGGCGCAGGAACTGGGGTCGCTGGTGCGCACCTCGGCGGAGTCCGGCAGCTTCGAACCTGCCACCGCGCGGATGATCGACCGTTCCCTGCGCTTCGGCCAGACCACCGCGGCCGAGTTCATGGCCCCGCGCGCCACCGTGGAGTACCTGCGTGCTGAGGACAGCATCGTCGACCTGATCACCATCGCCCTGGAGACGGGGCACTCCCGCTTCCCCGTGGTACGCGGCGATCTGGACGAGACCATCGGCGTGGTCCACGTCAAAGACGCCTTCTCCGTTCCCATGGAGCAGCGACCGAGGGTGCTGCTGGGGAGCATCGCCAAGCCGGTTCCCGTCGTTCCGGAGAGCCTCGACGGCGACGCCGTCCTGGAGCAGGTGCGTTCCGCCGGTTCGCAGTTCGTCCTCGTGGCCGACGAATACGGCGGCACTGCGGGCCTGGTGACCATCGAGGACGTCGTCGAGGAGATCCTCGGCGAGGTCTATGACGAGCACGACGAGCCGGACAACGAGCGGGATTTCCAGCGCTTCGGCGCGAACTGGGAGGTCTCCGGACTCGCCCGGCTCGACGAGGTGGATCGCCGCACCGGCTACGAGGCGCCCGACGGTCCGTACGAGTCCCTCGGCGGCCTGGTCATGACCACGCTGCGCCGCATCCCCGAGGTCGGCGACGTCGTCGTGCTGCCGGTCGCGGACAACCAGCTGCTCGCCGAGTTCGGCGCCGCCCACTCCGGGCGCTGGATCGCCCGGGTTACCGTGATGGACGGACGCCGCATCGAGAAGGTCATCCTGGCTCCGGTCAGTGACCGGGAGGCCGCGGAGATCGCCGCACCCACCAGGGAGGACAAGTAG
- a CDS encoding DEAD/DEAH box helicase: MTTFADLGLPRPIVQVLERQGITEPFPIQEAAIPDALAGRDVLGRGPTGSGKTFTFGLPMLSRLAKSGASRPGHPRGLVLVPTRELASQVRERLDDPAASLGLRVLDVVGGVNINNQIRSLAAPVDLLVATPGRAQDLVNQKKLFFDNVQFVALDEADQMADMGFLPQVRKLLNLTPKGGQRLLFSATLDGEVQKLVDAYMRDPVTHSTAPAQASVDTMTHYRLLVGDRETKNDIILRIAAREGKTILFMRTKHGVDRQVKKLRRVGIEAQGLHGDKSQGARTRAITGFQDGSIPVLVATDIAARGIDISDVSLVVHVDPPAEHKAYLHRAGRTARAGTEGTVVTLVMDEQRREVTQLLKKAGVDAEEVRVGPDSSELAEITGARVQEGAPLPPPGQPAQGKAGGRRQAGGRRGADAGGRGQRDGGRASRSGGTDKAEGRRRGAGEDRRTSDSSSRNNERQGRRRTRRSW; the protein is encoded by the coding sequence ATGACAACCTTTGCCGACCTCGGCCTTCCCCGCCCGATTGTTCAGGTGCTGGAGCGCCAGGGCATCACCGAGCCCTTCCCCATCCAGGAAGCCGCGATCCCCGACGCCCTCGCCGGCAGAGACGTGCTGGGCCGTGGCCCCACCGGCTCCGGAAAGACCTTCACCTTCGGTCTGCCGATGCTCTCCCGGCTCGCCAAGTCCGGCGCCTCGCGCCCCGGCCACCCGCGCGGCCTCGTCCTCGTCCCGACCCGTGAGCTGGCCTCCCAGGTCCGCGAGAGGCTCGACGACCCGGCGGCCTCGCTGGGCCTGCGCGTCCTTGACGTGGTCGGCGGCGTCAACATCAACAACCAGATCCGTTCCCTGGCCGCCCCGGTCGACCTGCTGGTCGCCACCCCGGGCCGTGCCCAGGATCTCGTCAACCAGAAGAAGCTCTTCTTCGACAACGTCCAGTTCGTCGCCCTCGACGAGGCGGACCAGATGGCCGACATGGGCTTCCTGCCGCAGGTGCGCAAGCTGCTCAACCTCACCCCGAAGGGCGGGCAGCGTCTGCTCTTCTCCGCCACGCTCGACGGCGAGGTCCAGAAGCTGGTCGACGCCTACATGCGCGACCCGGTGACCCACTCGACCGCCCCGGCCCAGGCCTCCGTCGACACCATGACCCACTACCGCCTGCTCGTCGGCGACCGGGAGACCAAGAACGACATCATCCTGCGCATCGCCGCGCGCGAGGGCAAGACGATCCTGTTCATGCGCACCAAGCACGGCGTCGACCGCCAGGTCAAAAAGCTGCGCCGTGTGGGCATCGAGGCGCAGGGGCTCCACGGCGACAAGTCCCAGGGTGCGCGTACCCGGGCCATCACGGGATTCCAGGATGGCTCCATTCCGGTGCTGGTGGCCACCGACATCGCCGCCCGCGGCATCGACATCTCGGACGTCTCCCTGGTCGTCCACGTCGACCCGCCCGCCGAGCACAAGGCGTACCTCCACCGGGCGGGCCGCACCGCCCGCGCGGGCACCGAGGGCACCGTCGTCACGCTCGTCATGGACGAGCAGCGCCGGGAGGTCACCCAGCTGCTGAAGAAGGCCGGCGTCGACGCGGAGGAGGTCCGGGTGGGGCCGGACTCCAGCGAACTCGCCGAGATCACCGGGGCCCGCGTCCAGGAGGGTGCTCCCCTGCCGCCTCCGGGACAGCCGGCCCAGGGGAAGGCCGGTGGCCGTCGCCAGGCCGGTGGCCGCCGGGGTGCCGACGCCGGCGGGCGTGGCCAGCGTGACGGCGGCCGGGCGTCGCGAAGCGGCGGCACAGACAAGGCCGAGGGCCGGCGTCGGGGTGCCGGCGAGGACAGGCGCACGTCCGACTCCTCCTCCCGGAACAACGAACGCCAGGGCCGGCGCCGTACCCGACGAAGCTGGTAG